A part of Bacteroidales bacterium genomic DNA contains:
- a CDS encoding gliding motility-associated C-terminal domain-containing protein — protein MKAFRYMILLTLTLSASATFLPAQVLSIINVSSTPTTCSDGTDGTISFDISGGVAPFTWYIYEGGGFPVDFGGPTNSTSITSVGRRKFNFYLIAVLDNLGNPAYYTASVDGPDPMLITSYTSTDISCNNANDGNITVTATGESGSFTFILAGPVNGSNSTGVFTSLPGGDYTVTASDAGGCPSTDITPPLTIINPDQVLATLDNITDAGCFGAFTGSVSITPTGGTPSGTGTGYTYAWTGPSGYTSTDEDISLVEAGDYFVTITDGNGCSSALGPYTVGQPTQINPVLDGTTDVSCNGGSDGTISLSTSGGAGGYTYAWVGEVSGPVSTDEDPLNLPADTYSLTVTDVSGCYRDLPAFVTISQPDPLAVLVNSTIPVSCNGDNDGSAQITVTGGSAPYTFVWSGSTTPYSSSEEDPTTMPADVYSVTISDDHSCVVAFPDVLAITEPSPISMTVDGSTDVSCFGGNDGQIRITPSGGTAPYTFEWLGASSSHSSNAEDPDDLPADSYTLTITDNNSCVLTYPDIVTIEEPAQLDVTVDLIGQVDCFGASTGLIEITPAGDTPAYLFSWSGPGGFTATTEDISGLAAGDYSLSISDDHGCTRDFPDLVTINENPLITALFSVTDLNCGMPLPSNDGAIDASISGGIPGYTYLWTGPNGFNDNSEDISALEPGTYVLEVTDNLGCVEIMSPQTVDAPPALTATTTQGDIDCFGAGNGSINLSVSGGTAPYAFAWTGPGGFMDNTEDISGLEEGAYSVTVTYSGTCVVPFTDIATIAESPEIQVASVKTDISCGGLTDGAIAISVTGGVAPYLFAWTGPNGFLSASEDLNGLEAGSYSLSITDGNGCMVSFPNLETIIEPASVTATYVSHQDVLCHGDASGSIEIDVSGGLAPYIFDWTNSSGGSASGLEDPVGLPAGTYSLVITDASSCAFSFPDLAIITEPPLLTVDLVKTDISCYGSADGTITVAAAGGSGPYEYSSDGSTYQAANNFGPLAPGFYTIRTRDANLCTVTDTITLPEPAEILIQSETGTYLCHGALLGEISINGVSGGVGPYTYSINGGTDFFASSLFTGLAPGSYQTVVMDATGCSIPGNLNVLTEPAPIQISFFDQEDITSCSDSNEGRILITGAGGTGSITYSLNGDPPVSAGDFQNLPGGIHLLSLFDDNACILDTTVEILAPPPLSIDNIIGSPVTPCNGDANGELEVTGSGGTAPLEYSLDGVTYQSDGTFSGLSAGDYSTWMRDANGCFLTASASISEPAPVLATVIKTDATYGNPGTISISGISGGTAPYEYSINGLAGPFSDITDYSGLAPASYQVIVRDQDGCTYEEIVLILDTPPLDVLVNISHLSCFGANDGSIEFVPQDAEGAVQYSIDMGLSFVTDPLFENLPGNMTYQLVALDEAGKLFTGTVTINEPAEILLNYTITPAQCNVFSETGAIEISVSGGSGGFDFLWSDDSTSEDRLNILAGEYGLLITDGSGCTLTDTISVFSEVTVTADAGEDVSICSGASVQLQGAGNGVPSWAPGSYLTDPALLDPVAGGMTESTPFVLTITETASSYGCYNTDTVWVNLHPLTGLDVTPDTFVIKGQSIHLEAAGGPFEQYRWEPATGLDNASVSNPVATPLVPTRYYVFALNAYGCEEAASVFVDVIEDIQAYNVFSPNGDGINEYFEIRNSERFPEMLVEVYSRWGDQIFSTVGYGSGNEWDGTVRGKEAPLGTYYYIIVPYPGAEPISGNVTIIR, from the coding sequence ATGAAAGCATTCCGATATATGATTCTACTGACTCTGACTCTGTCAGCTTCAGCTACTTTTCTACCGGCACAGGTGCTGTCCATCATCAATGTCAGCTCCACTCCAACCACCTGTTCAGATGGGACTGACGGAACGATCTCATTCGACATTTCAGGCGGAGTTGCCCCCTTCACATGGTATATATATGAAGGCGGGGGATTCCCGGTCGATTTTGGTGGTCCCACAAACAGCACCTCTATTACTTCGGTTGGCCGAAGAAAATTTAACTTTTACCTGATTGCCGTCCTGGACAATCTGGGTAATCCGGCCTATTATACCGCCAGCGTTGACGGTCCCGATCCCATGCTTATTACTTCTTACACCTCCACCGACATCAGCTGCAACAATGCCAACGATGGAAACATAACAGTAACTGCGACCGGCGAATCGGGGAGTTTTACCTTTATACTGGCCGGACCCGTTAACGGATCTAACAGCACCGGCGTTTTTACCAGTCTCCCGGGAGGAGATTATACAGTTACAGCAAGCGATGCAGGAGGCTGTCCATCCACGGATATAACTCCCCCGCTCACCATCATCAATCCCGATCAGGTCTTAGCCACCCTGGACAACATCACCGATGCCGGCTGCTTTGGTGCCTTTACCGGATCCGTTTCAATCACCCCCACCGGGGGTACCCCCTCGGGAACAGGCACCGGATATACGTATGCATGGACCGGACCCTCGGGCTACACCTCCACAGACGAAGATATCTCCCTGGTGGAAGCAGGTGACTATTTTGTAACCATAACAGATGGAAACGGCTGTTCCTCCGCTTTGGGACCCTATACGGTGGGTCAGCCTACTCAGATCAATCCGGTCCTGGATGGAACAACTGATGTAAGCTGCAACGGCGGCAGCGATGGCACCATATCCCTGAGCACCAGCGGAGGTGCCGGAGGATATACCTATGCATGGGTTGGCGAGGTGAGCGGACCGGTATCCACGGATGAGGACCCGCTTAACCTTCCTGCAGACACTTACAGCCTTACTGTCACGGATGTAAGTGGATGCTACCGGGACCTCCCTGCTTTTGTGACTATCAGCCAACCGGATCCACTGGCCGTTCTTGTGAATTCCACGATCCCCGTTTCCTGCAACGGGGATAATGACGGTTCCGCACAGATCACTGTGACCGGAGGATCGGCCCCGTATACTTTTGTATGGTCAGGCTCCACCACCCCCTATTCTTCCTCTGAAGAAGACCCCACGACCATGCCGGCCGATGTATATTCGGTGACCATATCAGATGATCATAGTTGTGTAGTGGCATTCCCCGATGTGCTGGCCATTACCGAACCCTCCCCCATCAGCATGACCGTGGACGGAAGCACCGACGTTTCCTGCTTCGGTGGCAACGACGGGCAGATCCGGATAACACCCTCGGGGGGAACGGCCCCGTATACCTTTGAATGGCTCGGGGCTTCAAGCAGCCACAGTTCAAACGCCGAAGACCCGGACGACCTTCCCGCCGATAGTTACACCCTGACCATTACCGATAACAACTCCTGTGTGCTTACTTACCCGGATATTGTTACCATCGAAGAACCTGCCCAGCTGGATGTGACTGTGGATTTGATTGGGCAGGTAGACTGTTTTGGAGCCTCTACAGGACTTATTGAAATTACCCCCGCTGGCGACACCCCCGCTTACCTGTTTTCCTGGAGCGGTCCCGGCGGGTTTACTGCCACCACAGAGGATATCTCAGGCCTGGCGGCCGGAGATTACAGTCTGAGCATCTCCGATGATCACGGTTGCACCCGGGATTTCCCCGATCTGGTAACTATCAACGAAAATCCGCTTATCACCGCTTTATTTTCTGTCACAGACCTGAACTGCGGAATGCCTTTGCCCAGCAATGATGGCGCCATTGATGCCAGCATTTCCGGGGGCATCCCAGGCTACACCTATCTCTGGACCGGACCCAACGGCTTTAATGATAACAGCGAAGATATCTCCGCCCTGGAACCGGGGACCTATGTGCTGGAAGTCACCGACAACCTGGGGTGTGTGGAAATAATGTCCCCGCAGACGGTGGATGCCCCTCCAGCCCTTACAGCCACCACCACCCAGGGAGATATTGACTGTTTTGGAGCAGGGAACGGCTCCATAAATCTTTCTGTTTCCGGTGGAACAGCCCCCTATGCTTTTGCCTGGACCGGCCCCGGTGGCTTTATGGACAACACCGAAGATATCTCTGGACTGGAAGAAGGAGCCTATAGTGTCACCGTCACCTATTCCGGCACATGCGTGGTGCCCTTTACCGATATTGCCACCATTGCCGAATCGCCCGAAATCCAGGTGGCCTCGGTAAAAACAGATATCTCCTGCGGAGGATTGACCGATGGCGCTATTGCTATTAGTGTGACAGGAGGGGTGGCCCCCTATCTCTTTGCCTGGACAGGGCCAAATGGCTTCCTTTCAGCCTCGGAGGATCTGAACGGACTGGAAGCCGGCAGCTACAGTTTAAGCATTACCGATGGGAATGGATGTATGGTCAGTTTTCCAAATCTGGAGACCATCATTGAACCGGCCTCTGTAACGGCCACCTATGTGTCTCATCAGGATGTCCTCTGTCACGGGGATGCAAGCGGGTCCATAGAGATCGATGTAAGCGGAGGCTTAGCTCCCTATATTTTTGACTGGACCAACAGCTCGGGAGGCAGTGCCTCCGGCCTGGAGGACCCCGTGGGCCTGCCGGCCGGTACCTACTCCCTGGTGATTACCGATGCCAGCAGTTGTGCTTTCAGTTTTCCGGATCTGGCCATTATTACGGAACCTCCGCTTCTGACCGTCGACCTGGTTAAAACAGATATCAGTTGTTACGGATCCGCCGACGGTACGATAACAGTTGCCGCAGCAGGCGGATCCGGGCCCTATGAGTACTCCAGCGATGGCAGCACCTACCAGGCTGCCAATAACTTCGGACCACTGGCTCCGGGCTTCTATACCATCCGGACCAGGGATGCCAACCTGTGCACGGTCACCGATACCATCACCCTCCCGGAACCGGCGGAGATCCTTATCCAGAGTGAGACCGGCACTTACCTGTGCCATGGAGCCCTGCTAGGGGAGATCTCCATTAACGGGGTTAGCGGAGGAGTTGGCCCCTATACTTACTCCATCAACGGGGGAACAGACTTCTTTGCCTCCAGTCTTTTTACCGGTCTGGCTCCGGGAAGTTACCAGACCGTCGTTATGGATGCCACCGGATGCAGTATACCCGGTAATCTGAATGTTCTTACCGAACCTGCACCCATTCAAATTTCTTTCTTTGACCAGGAGGATATCACCTCCTGTTCAGACAGCAACGAGGGAAGAATTCTCATTACTGGTGCCGGTGGCACGGGATCCATCACTTATTCATTAAACGGAGATCCCCCTGTTTCTGCAGGAGATTTTCAAAATTTGCCCGGGGGAATCCATTTGCTTAGCCTGTTTGATGATAATGCCTGCATCCTGGATACCACGGTGGAGATCCTGGCCCCGCCCCCGCTTTCCATTGACAATATCATTGGCTCTCCGGTAACTCCCTGCAACGGGGATGCCAATGGAGAGCTGGAAGTTACCGGGTCGGGGGGAACCGCTCCACTGGAATATTCCCTGGATGGAGTCACCTACCAGTCAGACGGAACCTTTAGCGGCTTAAGCGCCGGCGATTATAGTACCTGGATGCGGGATGCCAACGGATGTTTCCTTACAGCATCCGCAAGTATCTCCGAACCGGCACCTGTGCTGGCCACCGTGATAAAAACGGATGCCACTTATGGGAATCCGGGAACCATCTCCATCTCCGGTATCTCCGGAGGGACGGCGCCCTATGAATATTCCATCAACGGCCTGGCCGGTCCTTTCAGTGATATAACAGACTACTCCGGCCTGGCTCCGGCCAGTTATCAGGTGATTGTCCGGGACCAGGACGGATGTACCTATGAAGAGATCGTTCTGATCCTGGATACCCCGCCACTGGACGTGCTGGTCAATATATCACACCTGAGCTGTTTTGGAGCCAACGATGGTTCCATTGAATTTGTGCCCCAGGATGCTGAGGGAGCTGTACAGTACTCCATCGATATGGGCTTAAGCTTTGTAACTGATCCACTGTTTGAGAACCTGCCGGGCAATATGACCTACCAGCTGGTGGCCCTGGATGAGGCAGGTAAACTCTTCACGGGTACGGTTACCATCAACGAACCTGCTGAGATTTTGTTAAACTACACGATTACTCCCGCTCAATGCAATGTTTTTAGTGAAACAGGTGCCATTGAGATCAGCGTGTCGGGTGGATCCGGCGGCTTCGACTTCCTTTGGTCTGATGATAGTACTTCTGAAGACCGCCTGAATATACTGGCCGGTGAATACGGGCTGCTCATTACAGATGGTTCCGGCTGTACCCTTACAGATACGATCAGCGTTTTCAGTGAGGTGACCGTAACAGCGGATGCCGGGGAAGATGTAAGCATCTGCTCCGGAGCCTCTGTCCAGCTGCAGGGGGCCGGGAACGGAGTACCCTCCTGGGCTCCGGGTTCCTACCTTACCGACCCGGCCCTTCTTGATCCGGTGGCTGGTGGAATGACAGAATCAACCCCCTTTGTGTTAACCATCACCGAAACTGCCAGCTCTTATGGGTGCTACAACACCGATACGGTCTGGGTGAACCTCCATCCCTTAACCGGTCTGGATGTAACTCCGGATACCTTTGTCATCAAAGGTCAGTCCATCCATTTGGAAGCTGCAGGCGGACCCTTTGAACAGTACAGATGGGAACCAGCTACCGGACTGGACAACGCTTCGGTATCCAATCCCGTGGCCACACCCCTCGTACCAACCAGGTATTATGTTTTTGCCCTGAACGCTTACGGCTGTGAGGAGGCAGCCTCGGTATTTGTGGATGTGATCGAAGATATCCAGGCTTATAACGTCTTCTCGCCCAATGGCGATGGCATTAATGAATATTTTGAAATCAGAAATTCCGAACGTTTTCCGGAGATGCTGGTAGAGGTGTATAGCAGGTGGGGAGATCAAATCTTCTCCACCGTGGGATATGGAAGTGGAAACGAGTGGGACGGTACAGTCCGGGGGAAAGAGGCGCCTTTAGGGACCTACTATTATATCATTGTCCCCTACCCGGGTGCCGAACCGATTTCAGGTAACGTAACAATAATCAGGTAG